A single Anopheles arabiensis isolate DONGOLA chromosome 2, AaraD3, whole genome shotgun sequence DNA region contains:
- the LOC120898751 gene encoding replication stress response regulator SDE2 gives MYSIAYGCELLQLPVGSEGECNIPLAIERWTGLLPSEYYCTQNGRRVLAADHGNLVPDVPLRVCERLPGGKGGFGSMLRAIGAQIEKTTNREACRDLSGRRLRDINEEKRLKAYLEKQQEAEDNERAKAERKIAKLLSKPKHEFHDKEYEHARSELVVAADEAIEEGLQKAIVLEMEQAVKDAVTAEVAVTTKTAADTQAKDSRKRKLPDAKSKKAPAKKGALWLGVGDLSSSSETDDDSTDESSDGAVAKGKLAAV, from the exons atgtattCCATTGCATACGGTTGTGAGTTGCTGCAGTTGCCGGTAGGAAGTGAAGGCGAGTGCAACATACCGCTCGCAATCGAGCGTTGGACG GGTCTGCTACCATCGGAGTACTACTGCACCCAGAACGGACGCCGTGTATTAGCCGCCGATCATGGCAATCTCGTTCCGGATGTTCCGCTGCGCGTCTGTGAGCGACTTCCGGGCGGAAAGGGAGGTTTCGGTTCGATGCTGCGAGCCATCGGTGCACAGATCGAGAAAACCACCAACCGAGAGGCTTGCCGGGACCTGAGTGGACGCCGACTGCGCGATATCAACGAGGAGAAACGGCTCAAAGCGTACCTGGAGAAGCAACAGGAAGCGGAAGACAATGAACGGGCCAAGGCGGAACGAAAGATTGCGAAGCTGCTGTCCAAGCCGAAGCACGAGTTTCACGATAAAGAGTACGAGCACGCTCGGAGTGAGCTGGTTGTGGCGGCCGACGAAGCGATCGAGGAGGGATTGCAGAAGGCAATCGTGCTGGAGATGGAACAGGCGGTGAAGGATGCAGTGACGGCTGAAGTGGCTGTAACAACCAAGACGGCTGCTGACACTCAGGCCAAAGACAGTCGCAAAAGGAAGCTGCCGGATGCGAAGTCTAAGAAGGCACCAGCTAAGAAAGGCGCTCTGTGGTTAGGTGTGGGAGATCTGAGTTCTTCCAGCGAGACGGATGACGATTCAACGGACGAGAGTAGTGATGGCGCGGTGGCGAAGGGAAAACTGGCTGCGGTGTGA
- the LOC120898752 gene encoding myophilin, producing the protein MSTHRAPKSGFAAEAQRKINSKYSEELAAECLEWIKEVTGEPINTSGDMDNFFEVLKDGTVLCTLANAIEAGTVKKVNTSKMAFKCMENISAFLEAAKKFGVPPQETFQSVDLWERQNLNSVVICVQSLGRKAGKYGKPSIGPKEADKNERQFSDEQLRAGQTVISLQYGSNKGATQSGINFGNTRHM; encoded by the coding sequence ATCAACTCCAAGTACAGCGAGGAGCTGGCCGCCGAATGTCTGGAATGGATCAAGGAGGTGACCGGCGAACCGATCAACACGTCCGGCGATATGGACAACTTCTTCGAGGTGCTGAAGGACGGTACCGTGCTGTGCACGCTCGCGAACGCTATCGAAGCGGGCACGGTGAAGAAGGTCAACACGAGCAAGATGGCGTTCAAGTGCATGGAGAACATCTCCGCGTTCCTGGAGGCGGCGAAGAAGTTCGGCGTGCCGCCGCAGGAAACCTTCCAGAGCGTGGACCTGTGGGAGCGGCAGAATCTCAACTCGGTCGTCATCTGCGTCCAGTCGCTCGGGCGCAAGGCGGGCAAGTACGGCAAGCCCTCGATCGGCCCGAAGGAGGCGGACAAGAACGAGCGCCAGTTCAGCGACGAGCAGCTGCGGGCCGGCCAGACCGTCATCTCGCTGCAGTACGGCTCGAACAAGGGCGCCACCCAGAGTGGCATCAACTTTGGCAACACCAGACACATGTAA